In Calothrix sp. PCC 7507, one DNA window encodes the following:
- a CDS encoding serine protease yields the protein MNFARSLPAMLIGAAVMLVKPQVALSLTPVEVNNIAQTVTVRIDGDGVGSGVIFERKGETYFVLTNRHVVSKDGRYEIHTQDGASYPVYYSKELPGLDLAVLQFNSNKNYPIAKLGNSDQTREGMTVYVVGWADRLPGINERSYQFTNGSIRSRLQNPDDGYALVYNNEAIPGMSGGPVLDENGNLIGINGRATQPEEKTGTVLRLGIPINTFLAARNNLQPVTTKKPSPSPSIPTAGQPNTREKPTVTRQRTAEDLISLGGAKADKGDYKGAIADYDQALKLSPNNPDAYFRLGAAYKELNDYPASLKNFEQVIRLSPKNATAYAWRGYVLVQMKDYQGALTNANKSISLDPNSRTTAFAYAVLAGAHLGLNDTQQALAATNQVIQRLPNQVDAYNLRGLLRVETKDYKLAIADYDQALSFLEFSGIGITFNSEKNQGLKITQVNDNSPAIKGGVKVGDQILAIDGKPTLNMTSDDAAKLMRGQEGTTISLRIKRQGRSDFDLKLNRVLISDPKAAEIYKNRAVARAKLEDAQGAIADAQKAADLYQRQGKTAEAQTILNALKKLQNTPSGSQPTTPSNQSNPQTIIATANEAIARNPQDANAYTRRAAGRYQQGDKQKALEDLNQATRFNRKHSLAWAFRGDVLRELGRNEEAITSYSRAVEANSQWGTVKAADVYLTRGNLYTDQANYQRAITDYDQVIRLNAKSAVAYALRGLAYQRQGNNKAALSDFNQAARIDPNNAIAYFARGLSYHTQGDYQGALAAYEKATTLDAKLLAAVNNLGLIKYELQDMEGAIRQFQAAVNIDSKSAEPQLALATALYVKGDRDRGLELAQAALRLDKRFANIDFLKKNFWGDRILVDVQKLLQNPQIRTLPSRR from the coding sequence ATGAATTTTGCTCGTAGTCTTCCAGCCATGCTGATTGGTGCCGCTGTCATGTTGGTGAAACCTCAAGTTGCCTTATCCTTAACTCCGGTAGAAGTCAACAATATTGCTCAAACAGTTACTGTTCGCATTGATGGAGACGGTGTTGGTTCTGGAGTAATTTTTGAACGCAAAGGTGAAACTTACTTTGTCCTCACCAATCGACACGTAGTATCCAAAGACGGCAGATATGAGATTCACACCCAAGATGGTGCAAGTTATCCAGTCTACTACAGCAAGGAATTACCGGGATTAGATTTGGCGGTATTGCAATTCAATAGTAATAAAAATTACCCTATTGCTAAATTAGGCAACTCTGACCAAACCAGAGAAGGGATGACGGTGTATGTAGTAGGTTGGGCTGACCGTTTACCAGGTATTAATGAACGTAGTTATCAATTTACGAATGGCAGCATTCGCAGTCGTCTGCAAAACCCAGATGATGGCTACGCTTTAGTTTATAACAACGAGGCAATTCCGGGGATGAGTGGCGGTCCGGTGTTAGACGAAAATGGCAATTTGATCGGGATTAATGGACGAGCTACACAACCGGAAGAGAAGACAGGAACTGTTTTAAGGTTGGGAATCCCGATTAACACCTTTTTGGCAGCCAGAAATAATTTACAACCAGTTACAACAAAAAAACCAAGTCCTAGTCCCAGTATACCTACAGCCGGACAACCAAATACTAGAGAAAAACCCACAGTCACACGACAACGAACTGCTGAGGACTTGATCAGCTTGGGAGGAGCTAAAGCCGATAAAGGAGATTATAAAGGAGCGATCGCTGATTACGACCAAGCCCTCAAACTGAGTCCCAACAATCCTGATGCTTACTTCCGACTGGGTGCAGCCTACAAGGAGCTAAATGATTACCCAGCATCTCTGAAAAATTTTGAACAGGTGATTCGCCTCAGTCCCAAAAATGCCACCGCGTACGCTTGGAGAGGTTATGTCCTCGTGCAAATGAAAGATTACCAGGGTGCGCTTACCAATGCTAACAAATCCATTAGTCTTGATCCTAACTCTCGTACTACGGCCTTTGCCTATGCTGTCCTGGCTGGCGCTCATTTAGGTTTAAATGACACACAACAAGCCCTTGCCGCTACTAACCAAGTAATCCAGCGACTTCCTAACCAAGTAGATGCTTACAATCTACGGGGTCTGTTACGGGTGGAGACGAAAGACTATAAACTAGCGATCGCTGATTATGATCAGGCGCTGAGTTTTTTGGAGTTCTCTGGTATTGGCATCACCTTCAATAGCGAAAAAAATCAAGGGCTAAAAATTACACAGGTGAATGACAACTCTCCAGCTATAAAAGGAGGGGTGAAAGTTGGCGATCAGATTTTGGCAATTGATGGTAAACCCACTCTCAACATGACATCGGATGATGCCGCCAAGTTAATGCGGGGTCAAGAAGGTACTACAATCAGCTTGCGAATTAAACGCCAAGGTAGAAGTGACTTTGACCTGAAGCTGAACCGGGTATTGATTAGCGATCCCAAAGCGGCGGAAATTTACAAAAACCGTGCTGTTGCTCGCGCTAAATTAGAAGATGCTCAAGGAGCGATCGCCGATGCTCAGAAAGCCGCCGATTTATACCAAAGGCAAGGCAAAACAGCAGAGGCCCAAACTATACTCAACGCTCTCAAAAAACTACAAAATACTCCATCCGGTTCACAACCAACTACCCCATCCAATCAGTCAAATCCTCAAACAATTATCGCCACTGCTAACGAAGCGATCGCCCGTAATCCTCAAGATGCCAATGCCTATACGAGGAGGGCAGCTGGGCGATATCAGCAAGGAGATAAACAAAAAGCATTAGAGGATTTAAACCAAGCCACCCGCTTCAATCGCAAACATTCGCTGGCTTGGGCTTTTCGCGGTGACGTGTTACGTGAGTTGGGACGAAACGAAGAGGCGATTACTTCCTATAGTCGGGCAGTAGAAGCTAACAGTCAATGGGGTACAGTGAAAGCTGCTGATGTTTATTTAACCCGAGGAAATCTCTACACAGATCAGGCAAACTATCAGCGAGCTATTACCGATTATGACCAAGTAATTCGCTTAAATGCCAAAAGTGCCGTCGCCTACGCTTTACGGGGTTTAGCCTACCAGCGCCAGGGAAACAATAAAGCAGCACTCTCGGACTTCAACCAAGCAGCACGGATCGATCCGAATAATGCCATTGCTTATTTTGCAAGGGGTTTGAGCTACCATACTCAGGGAGACTATCAGGGGGCACTAGCCGCCTACGAAAAAGCAACTACCCTGGATGCAAAATTATTAGCAGCTGTTAATAACCTGGGACTAATCAAATATGAACTCCAAGATATGGAAGGAGCTATCCGCCAGTTTCAGGCTGCTGTTAACATTGACAGCAAATCTGCTGAACCTCAATTAGCCCTGGCAACAGCATTATATGTGAAAGGCGATCGCGATCGGGGTTTAGAACTAGCACAAGCAGCTCTGCGCCTAGACAAAAGATTTGCCAATATAGATTTCCTCAAGAAAAATTTTTGGGGCGATCGCATATTAGTAGATGTGCAGAAGCTCCTACAGAACCCCCAAATTCGCACCTTGCCATCTCGTCGCTAA
- a CDS encoding serine/threonine-protein kinase: MLGTTLRGRYKIVSKLGQGGFGETYLAEDMDLPRNPDCVVKRFKPQLTNPHALQQAMRLFDTEADVLYRLGNHEQIPRLLAHFEESQEFYLVQEYVQGNDLSTELKAGQQWSEEKVITFLQEILKILEFVHQQNVIHRDIKPANLIRRTADGKLFLIDFGAVKEIGTLMVNNQERTVAVGTPGYMPSEQYHGQPQLCSDIYAVGIIGIQALTGISPLKLSKDPKTLDIIWRNQAAVSPQLADILDQMVKYHFAERYQSAPIVLQALAKLTINHHNQWSKIKKPALALMVLAMIFSVAVLVVPRLQQIFSSTSQESSSLKVYEDTVYGIKIKYPQTWSIQEIGQNNTNTTDIAKFLAPAKKVTQLYRSDITIEIENLKQTISLDEYTSSKVNEITQFLTDAKIDESRLTQLANHPAHEVVYSGKEDKYTVKRKAVWTLINNKAYIITYAAEESQYDDLAKTAEQVINSLEIH, from the coding sequence ATGCTAGGAACAACGCTCCGGGGTCGCTACAAAATCGTCAGCAAATTGGGACAGGGAGGGTTTGGGGAAACTTATCTGGCTGAAGATATGGATTTACCTCGCAATCCAGATTGTGTTGTCAAACGCTTCAAGCCCCAATTGACCAACCCGCACGCTTTGCAACAAGCAATGCGGCTATTCGATACAGAAGCTGATGTCCTTTACAGGTTAGGAAACCACGAGCAAATACCACGACTCTTGGCTCACTTTGAGGAAAGTCAAGAATTTTATTTAGTTCAGGAATATGTACAGGGTAATGATCTCAGCACAGAACTAAAAGCTGGTCAACAATGGAGTGAAGAGAAAGTAATTACTTTTTTGCAAGAGATATTGAAAATATTAGAGTTTGTCCATCAGCAGAACGTGATTCACCGCGATATTAAACCTGCTAATTTAATCAGACGCACTGCTGACGGTAAGCTTTTTTTAATCGATTTTGGGGCAGTAAAAGAAATTGGCACTTTGATGGTTAATAATCAGGAAAGAACCGTGGCCGTTGGCACTCCTGGTTATATGCCTAGTGAACAATATCATGGACAGCCGCAACTGTGTAGCGATATTTACGCTGTGGGAATCATTGGAATTCAAGCACTGACTGGTATTTCTCCTCTCAAATTATCAAAAGACCCGAAAACACTAGACATTATTTGGCGTAACCAAGCAGCAGTCAGTCCTCAACTAGCAGACATTTTAGATCAGATGGTGAAATACCATTTCGCCGAACGTTATCAGTCAGCACCTATAGTTTTACAAGCACTGGCAAAGTTAACTATAAATCATCATAACCAGTGGTCAAAAATTAAGAAACCTGCCTTAGCTTTGATGGTGTTAGCTATGATTTTTTCTGTGGCGGTTTTGGTGGTTCCCAGATTACAACAAATATTTAGCTCGACATCACAAGAATCATCAAGTTTAAAGGTTTACGAAGATACTGTTTATGGAATTAAAATAAAATATCCTCAAACTTGGTCAATCCAGGAAATAGGACAAAATAATACCAATACAACAGATATAGCTAAATTTTTAGCGCCTGCAAAAAAAGTAACTCAACTTTATCGAAGTGACATAACTATAGAAATTGAAAATTTGAAACAAACTATTTCGTTGGATGAATATACTAGCTCAAAGGTGAATGAAATAACGCAATTTTTGACGGATGCTAAAATTGATGAATCGCGGTTAACTCAACTAGCAAATCATCCAGCCCATGAGGTAGTTTATTCGGGGAAAGAAGATAAATATACTGTAAAACGGAAAGCAGTGTGGACTTTAATAAATAATAAAGCCTACATCATTACTTATGCAGCAGAAGAAAGTCAATATGATGATTTAGCAAAAACTGCTGAACAAGTAATTAATTCATTGGAAATTCACTAA
- the petL gene encoding cytochrome b6-f complex subunit PetL — protein MLAVVAYIGFLALFTGIAVALLFGLRAVKVL, from the coding sequence ATGTTAGCAGTTGTAGCTTATATTGGCTTCTTGGCTTTGTTTACTGGCATTGCAGTAGCGCTGTTGTTTGGTCTACGTGCAGTTAAGGTGCTTTAA
- the bioB gene encoding biotin synthase BioB has product MVGIRYDWQEAEIRKIHNTPLLELIYQAASVHRQYHDSKKIQVCKLISIKTGGCPEDCSYCAQSSRYKTEVKAEALLEKNTVINIAQTAKLKGVSRVCMGAAWREVRDNSQFETVLEMVQEVTAMGLEVCCTLGMLTADQAQRLEAAGLYAYNHNLDTSREHYSTIISTRTYSDRLNTIDNVRQTNVTVCSGGILGLGETVDDRVGMLHTLANLQPHPESVPINILSQVPGTPLEDQPDVPIWDIVRMIATTRIVMPTSDVRLSAGRARLSQVEQAFCFMAGANSIFSSDDNKMLTVTTPCPDYDADQEMLNLLGLEMRPPIQKISKQLSVSSYQT; this is encoded by the coding sequence GTGGTGGGAATACGCTACGATTGGCAGGAAGCAGAGATTCGGAAGATACATAACACGCCATTGCTAGAGCTGATTTATCAAGCTGCTAGCGTGCATCGCCAATATCATGACTCAAAAAAAATACAAGTTTGTAAGCTAATCTCTATTAAGACAGGAGGCTGTCCAGAAGATTGTAGCTACTGCGCTCAATCTTCCCGCTACAAAACTGAGGTAAAAGCAGAAGCACTCTTAGAAAAAAACACCGTCATTAATATTGCTCAAACAGCCAAACTCAAAGGTGTCAGTCGTGTTTGCATGGGTGCTGCTTGGCGGGAAGTGCGGGATAACTCTCAATTTGAGACAGTCCTCGAAATGGTTCAGGAAGTAACTGCAATGGGTTTAGAAGTATGTTGTACTCTGGGTATGCTTACAGCCGATCAAGCCCAGCGTTTAGAAGCAGCAGGACTTTACGCTTACAACCATAACTTAGATACCTCACGGGAGCATTACAGTACTATCATTTCTACTAGGACTTATAGCGATCGCCTAAATACAATCGATAATGTCCGCCAAACAAATGTTACTGTCTGCTCTGGCGGTATTCTTGGTTTGGGTGAAACCGTTGATGACCGCGTGGGGATGTTACACACTCTGGCTAACCTCCAGCCCCATCCGGAGTCAGTCCCGATTAATATTCTCTCACAAGTACCAGGCACACCCTTAGAAGATCAGCCCGATGTCCCTATTTGGGATATTGTGCGGATGATTGCTACAACCAGGATTGTGATGCCAACTTCTGACGTGCGTCTCAGTGCTGGAAGGGCGCGACTTTCTCAAGTTGAACAAGCTTTCTGCTTCATGGCAGGGGCTAATTCTATCTTTTCCAGCGACGATAACAAAATGTTAACAGTCACTACTCCTTGTCCAGATTACGATGCTGATCAAGAAATGCTCAACTTACTGGGTTTAGAAATGCGTCCACCTATTCAAAAAATCAGTAAACAGTTATCAGTTAGCAGTTATCAAACCTGA
- a CDS encoding GNAT family N-acetyltransferase — MKSELPLITSDRLLLRIPIQEDIPYILKYFIHNKTYLTPFYPTWAESFFTEEYWQYQIEGSLLEFINGHSLKLVISPKKNITRIIGTINFSNFVRGAAHFCFVGYSLAEDEQSKGYMTEGLKAATEYVFHELNMHRIMANYMPHNQRSGNVLKRLGFVVEGYARDYLLINGEWQDHILTSLTNPHWQIPL, encoded by the coding sequence ATGAAGTCAGAACTACCACTAATAACAAGCGATCGCTTACTATTAAGAATTCCGATTCAAGAAGATATCCCCTACATTCTCAAATACTTTATTCATAATAAAACCTATCTCACTCCATTCTATCCGACTTGGGCAGAAAGTTTTTTCACAGAAGAGTATTGGCAATATCAAATTGAGGGTAGTTTGCTAGAATTTATCAATGGACACTCATTAAAGCTAGTTATTTCTCCTAAAAAAAATATCACTAGAATTATCGGAACTATCAACTTTAGCAATTTTGTCCGTGGAGCCGCCCACTTTTGTTTTGTAGGATATAGTCTCGCAGAAGATGAACAAAGTAAAGGGTACATGACGGAAGGGCTAAAAGCCGCTACTGAGTATGTCTTTCATGAATTAAATATGCACCGCATCATGGCAAATTATATGCCACACAATCAACGGAGTGGGAATGTTCTCAAAAGACTTGGTTTTGTTGTCGAAGGATATGCTAGAGACTATTTGCTAATTAATGGAGAATGGCAAGATCATATTCTTACTAGTCTCACAAATCCTCACTGGCAAATACCTCTGTAA
- a CDS encoding YdiU family protein, which yields MTLAETPNNANSSNPFLTLNYESALESLGDDYYDEVAPAEFPQHILRWRNDAILPRLGLNPQAVTDEDFITAFGKFQERKPLLALRYHGYQFGEYNSGLGDGRGFLYGQVRGTDGELYDFGTKGSGKTPYSRGGDGMLTLKGGVREVIAAEALHHLGVRTSRCLTMIETGLALWRGDEPSPTRSSVMVRMNRSHIRFGTFERLHYLRRPDLTEKLLNHVIEQYYPHLIREEDKYALFYAELVQRVAELVAQWMAAGFCHAVLNTDNMSISGESFDYGPYAFIPTYDPYFTAAYFDYYRRYCYSYQPGICKLNLDMLQEPLKAVIAPDDLEAGLAHFDDYYHTEYRSLMLRKLGFEQLQNPGVNELLQLTIQFLQDSQVGYHQFFSEMARTFSSKWRDDPAFVMHNSDIVPALGTSPVFDNWSILYHKILNDFDPDQLDTIAQTLAVSNPKTVLLRPVIESIWEPIAQEDNWQPFYELIERIQSRD from the coding sequence ATGACTCTGGCTGAAACTCCTAACAACGCCAATTCTTCCAATCCTTTTCTTACCCTCAACTACGAAAGTGCTTTGGAATCTCTCGGTGATGACTACTACGATGAGGTAGCACCTGCAGAATTTCCCCAACATATCCTGCGCTGGCGCAATGATGCAATTTTACCCCGCTTAGGCTTAAATCCCCAAGCCGTCACAGATGAAGATTTCATCACAGCCTTTGGTAAATTTCAAGAGCGTAAACCACTATTAGCACTGCGCTACCACGGTTATCAATTTGGTGAATATAACTCTGGATTAGGTGATGGTAGAGGCTTTCTCTACGGACAAGTGCGCGGTACTGATGGTGAATTGTACGACTTTGGGACTAAAGGTTCTGGTAAAACCCCTTACTCCCGTGGTGGTGACGGAATGCTGACACTCAAAGGTGGGGTACGGGAAGTTATCGCCGCAGAAGCTTTACACCATTTGGGTGTTCGTACCTCCCGCTGCTTAACCATGATTGAAACAGGTTTAGCCCTGTGGCGGGGTGATGAACCATCACCTACCCGTTCGTCGGTGATGGTGAGGATGAATCGTTCTCATATTCGGTTTGGCACTTTTGAACGACTGCACTATTTACGCCGTCCGGATTTAACTGAAAAGTTGTTAAATCATGTAATTGAGCAATATTACCCGCACTTAATTAGGGAAGAGGATAAATACGCTCTGTTTTATGCAGAATTAGTCCAAAGAGTAGCAGAATTAGTAGCACAATGGATGGCTGCTGGTTTTTGCCATGCAGTTTTGAATACTGACAATATGTCGATTAGTGGGGAGAGTTTTGACTACGGACCTTATGCTTTTATCCCTACTTATGACCCTTACTTTACGGCTGCATACTTTGATTATTATAGACGCTATTGTTATAGTTATCAACCAGGTATTTGTAAGTTAAATTTAGACATGCTTCAAGAACCGTTAAAGGCAGTTATTGCTCCAGATGATTTGGAGGCGGGATTAGCCCATTTTGATGACTATTATCATACTGAATACCGCTCTTTAATGTTGAGAAAGTTAGGTTTTGAACAGTTGCAAAATCCCGGAGTTAATGAGCTTTTGCAGCTAACGATTCAGTTTTTGCAAGATAGCCAGGTTGGTTATCATCAGTTTTTCTCAGAAATGGCTCGCACCTTTTCATCTAAATGGCGAGATGATCCGGCATTTGTCATGCATAATTCTGATATTGTGCCAGCATTGGGAACATCACCAGTTTTTGATAATTGGTCTATTTTATATCACAAAATTTTGAATGATTTTGATCCCGATCAACTAGATACAATTGCTCAAACTCTAGCTGTGAGTAATCCTAAAACTGTTTTATTAAGACCTGTGATTGAGTCGATTTGGGAACCAATTGCTCAGGAAGATAATTGGCAACCTTTTTATGAGTTAATTGAGCGGATTCAGTCTAGAGATTAA
- a CDS encoding glycerate kinase, with protein sequence MNLWLSEILTTDAIGENWLQKAREALLADKLKAEALGMTPENVDEVIEKRSHLLKSVFPAFSQFCQTTLQVPPQEMLEVLWDVWLPLGMKIASQRQNLGRPFIQGILGGQGTGKTTMSKVLSLILQQLGYVSVSLSLDDLYKTYSDRLELTKKDPRLVWRGPPGTHDIDLGLNVLDDIRQGKTPVFIPRFDKSAYKGAGDRTTSEIFPSVDILLFEGWFVGVKPINPEIFDTAPPPIITDADRQFARDVNHQLKDYLPLWERLDSLIVLYPQDYRCSLAWRKQAERQMIAAGKPGMSDQEIEEFVNYFWRSLHPELFIKPLIQDSIAVDLVIEINPDHSFGQVYSRIQNS encoded by the coding sequence ATGAATTTGTGGTTGAGTGAAATTTTGACAACGGATGCGATAGGGGAAAATTGGCTGCAGAAAGCGCGGGAAGCACTACTGGCGGATAAATTAAAAGCAGAGGCTTTGGGGATGACACCAGAAAATGTGGATGAAGTCATCGAAAAGCGATCGCATTTACTCAAATCTGTTTTCCCAGCATTTAGCCAATTTTGCCAAACTACCCTGCAAGTCCCACCCCAGGAAATGTTAGAGGTGTTGTGGGATGTGTGGCTACCCTTAGGAATGAAAATAGCATCCCAGCGCCAAAATTTGGGACGCCCCTTCATCCAGGGAATTTTGGGAGGACAAGGAACGGGTAAAACCACAATGTCTAAGGTTCTCAGCTTAATTCTCCAGCAATTGGGATATGTGAGCGTGAGTTTATCATTAGATGACCTGTATAAAACTTATAGCGATCGCCTGGAATTAACCAAAAAAGACCCCCGCTTAGTTTGGCGTGGCCCACCAGGAACCCATGATATCGATTTGGGTTTAAATGTATTAGATGATATTCGTCAGGGTAAAACTCCTGTTTTTATACCCCGTTTTGATAAATCTGCTTATAAAGGCGCAGGCGATCGTACCACCTCAGAAATTTTTCCCAGCGTGGATATTCTGCTATTTGAAGGTTGGTTTGTTGGTGTGAAACCAATCAATCCAGAGATATTTGATACTGCACCACCGCCAATCATCACAGATGCAGATCGCCAATTTGCCCGTGATGTGAATCATCAGCTAAAAGATTATCTACCTTTGTGGGAACGGTTAGATAGCTTAATTGTGCTGTATCCTCAAGATTATCGCTGTTCTTTAGCATGGCGCAAACAGGCAGAACGACAGATGATAGCTGCGGGTAAACCGGGGATGAGTGACCAAGAGATTGAAGAATTTGTCAATTATTTTTGGCGATCGCTACATCCAGAATTATTCATTAAACCCTTAATCCAAGATTCCATAGCAGTTGACTTAGTAATTGAAATTAATCCCGATCATAGTTTTGGTCAAGTTTATAGCAGAATTCAGAATTCATAA
- a CDS encoding DUF565 domain-containing protein, whose product MQNTRLNNLFDAIARRLGEWFTNPWRRLSLLVISFLFGFFLGTAVSTTAGQKADWDIVVAAFLVFLTEISSRIFYNRSFLSKRSLWVEALNLLKVGFTYSLFIEALKLGS is encoded by the coding sequence ATGCAAAATACTCGTCTAAATAACTTATTCGACGCCATTGCTAGGCGCTTGGGGGAATGGTTTACTAATCCTTGGCGGCGACTGTCGCTGCTGGTGATTAGTTTTTTATTCGGTTTTTTTCTAGGAACAGCAGTTTCAACTACGGCGGGACAAAAGGCAGACTGGGACATTGTTGTCGCTGCATTTTTAGTATTTCTGACGGAGATCAGTAGCAGAATTTTTTATAACCGTAGCTTTTTGTCTAAGCGATCGCTCTGGGTAGAAGCACTAAACTTACTCAAGGTGGGTTTTACCTATAGCTTGTTTATCGAAGCCTTGAAACTGGGTTCTTGA